One stretch of Parafrankia irregularis DNA includes these proteins:
- a CDS encoding ABC transporter ATP-binding protein C-terminal domain-containing protein, whose translation MVAGSPAQVRSDPRVRTAYLGDTGSDQLVREPR comes from the coding sequence ATGGTGGCCGGCAGCCCGGCGCAGGTGCGGTCCGACCCGCGGGTGCGCACCGCCTACCTCGGCGACACCGGATCGGACCAGCTCGTCCGGGAACCTCGGTGA
- a CDS encoding ABC transporter permease, translating into MHEFLVFTISGLTTAGIYAITASGLTLTYVTTGVFNVAHGATGMIAAFAYWQLRVGWGWPTPVALLLCVCVLAPALGILIERLVMRRLDGTSPTTRLMATVALLVSLLSAAQWIWDPSDFRALSELFPGSGFTVAGVAVPYDDVLVLGLAALVAAGLWALLHFTRVGVAMRAVVDDRTLTVLNGARPTATSRLAWAIGTSLAALAGILVAPKLTLSAIPLTLLIVNAYAAAVIGGLRSLPLTFVGALVVGLANDYGIGYLPKIHTGAQYLTGLVAIIPVVVLALALLVLPSSRPRGRPASRIREITPSPSWPAAGLLVAGTLLGAAIAVTTVTEADLFSSTQMWGLGIVGLSVVPLVGYAGQTSLCQLSFAGIGAVVVAHAGADGNPLSLLLAAAVTALVGALVSLPALRLSGIYLALLTGAFAVALDGWIFQLPAFTVFGHRFDLFGAGSLTFTRFHAFGADTAGTRPYFVFGAVVFCLVILGLVGLRRSDLGQRLIARKESPTACTTIGVNLRTTNLAVFTLSAAIAGLGGGIYAAGLQSATPETFTFVTGLTVLLIVVVAGVSSLGSGLAVALLLGTSSLSNAFGGDATRITATAVGLSAIALAANPNGLIPGFLRPAFAPVARAPGVAVAGLGVLGLLWAARLVDLIDGYSLVLGVLLLVAAVPVLAAMVAGSRLAARQDGPSSGTGGLPDGGLSEPLEWLGLRGQVGRADIAAVDRALGLPEVAHARP; encoded by the coding sequence ATGCACGAGTTCCTCGTCTTCACGATCAGTGGTCTCACCACAGCCGGCATCTACGCGATCACCGCCAGCGGACTGACGCTGACCTACGTGACAACGGGCGTGTTCAACGTCGCCCACGGCGCCACCGGCATGATCGCCGCGTTCGCCTACTGGCAGCTGCGCGTCGGCTGGGGCTGGCCCACGCCGGTCGCCCTGCTGCTGTGCGTCTGCGTGCTGGCCCCGGCGCTCGGCATCCTGATCGAGCGCCTCGTCATGCGGCGCCTGGACGGGACCTCACCGACGACGCGGCTGATGGCGACGGTCGCACTGCTCGTCAGCCTGCTCAGCGCCGCGCAGTGGATCTGGGATCCGTCCGACTTCCGTGCCCTGAGCGAACTGTTCCCCGGCTCCGGCTTCACCGTGGCGGGTGTCGCGGTGCCCTACGACGACGTGCTCGTCCTCGGGCTCGCGGCGCTGGTCGCCGCCGGGCTGTGGGCGCTGCTGCACTTCACCCGGGTCGGGGTCGCGATGCGCGCGGTGGTGGACGACCGGACGCTCACCGTGCTGAACGGCGCCCGCCCGACGGCGACGTCCCGCCTCGCCTGGGCCATCGGCACCTCGCTGGCGGCGCTGGCCGGGATTCTGGTCGCGCCGAAGCTGACGCTGTCCGCCATCCCGCTCACGCTGCTGATCGTCAACGCGTACGCGGCGGCGGTGATCGGCGGGCTGCGCAGCCTGCCGCTGACGTTCGTCGGGGCGTTGGTCGTCGGGCTGGCGAACGACTACGGCATCGGTTACCTGCCGAAGATCCACACCGGTGCCCAGTACCTGACCGGCCTGGTCGCGATCATCCCGGTGGTGGTGCTGGCGCTGGCGCTGCTGGTGCTGCCGTCGTCCCGGCCGCGAGGCCGCCCGGCCTCGCGGATCCGAGAGATCACCCCGTCGCCGAGCTGGCCCGCGGCCGGGCTGCTGGTCGCCGGCACCCTGCTCGGGGCGGCCATCGCCGTCACCACCGTCACCGAGGCGGACCTGTTCTCCTCCACCCAGATGTGGGGCCTGGGCATCGTCGGGCTGTCGGTGGTGCCGCTGGTCGGCTACGCCGGTCAGACGTCGCTGTGCCAGCTCTCCTTCGCCGGGATCGGCGCGGTCGTCGTGGCGCACGCCGGCGCGGACGGCAACCCGCTCTCGCTGCTGCTCGCCGCGGCCGTGACGGCGCTGGTCGGCGCGCTGGTGTCGCTGCCCGCGCTGCGGCTGTCCGGCATCTACCTGGCGCTGCTCACCGGCGCGTTCGCGGTCGCGCTCGACGGCTGGATCTTCCAGCTGCCGGCGTTCACCGTGTTCGGGCACCGGTTCGACCTGTTCGGCGCCGGCTCGCTCACGTTCACCCGGTTCCACGCCTTCGGCGCCGACACCGCCGGCACCCGGCCCTACTTCGTCTTCGGCGCCGTCGTGTTCTGCCTGGTCATCCTCGGCCTGGTCGGGCTGCGCCGCAGCGATCTCGGGCAGCGCCTCATCGCGCGCAAGGAGAGCCCGACCGCCTGCACGACCATCGGCGTCAACCTGCGAACGACGAACCTCGCCGTGTTCACGCTGTCCGCGGCCATCGCCGGGCTCGGCGGCGGCATCTACGCGGCCGGGCTGCAGTCGGCGACCCCGGAGACGTTCACGTTCGTCACCGGCCTGACCGTGCTGCTGATCGTGGTGGTGGCGGGGGTCAGCTCGCTCGGCAGTGGTCTCGCGGTGGCCCTGCTGCTGGGGACGTCCAGCCTGTCGAACGCCTTCGGTGGTGACGCGACGAGGATCACCGCGACCGCGGTCGGGCTGTCCGCGATCGCACTGGCCGCGAACCCGAACGGGCTGATCCCGGGCTTCCTGCGGCCCGCGTTCGCCCCGGTCGCCCGGGCCCCGGGCGTCGCGGTCGCCGGGCTCGGGGTGCTGGGCCTGCTCTGGGCAGCCCGCCTGGTGGACCTCATCGACGGCTACTCGCTCGTGCTCGGTGTCCTGCTGCTGGTGGCGGCGGTGCCGGTGCTCGCCGCGATGGTCGCCGGCAGCCGGCTCGCCGCCCGCCAGGACGGGCCGTCGTCCGGCACCGGCGGACTGCCGGACGGCGGCCTGTCCGAACCGCTGGAGTGGCTCGGACTGCGGGGGCAGGTGGGGCGGGCGGACATCGCGGCCGTCGACCGGGCGCTCGGCCTGCCGGAGGTGGCGCATGCCCGCCCCTGA
- a CDS encoding ABC transporter ATP-binding protein has translation MSAARTQPPLLALRGVEAGYGAITVLHSIDLEVAAGEVLAVLGPNGAGKSTTLRVAAGLHRPSAGDLLLDGRPVTGADPVALARSGLCLIPEGRGIFPTLTVGENLRMVTYRGVSRAEVEHRAFTAFPRLAQRRRQRAGTMSGGEQQMLAMARAIAGDPAVLLLDELSMGLAPRIVGELYDKVHEIAATGVTIVAVEQFAAAVLGVATTAVVMADGRIVLAGAPDDIRGELQGVYLGGPAQPGRPRPGSPPPTADHRNDVLTERA, from the coding sequence GTGAGCGCCGCCCGGACGCAGCCGCCGCTGCTGGCGCTGCGCGGCGTGGAGGCCGGCTACGGCGCCATCACCGTGCTGCACAGCATCGATCTCGAGGTCGCGGCCGGCGAGGTGCTCGCCGTGCTCGGGCCCAACGGGGCGGGCAAGAGCACCACGCTGCGGGTGGCCGCCGGGCTGCATCGTCCGTCCGCGGGCGATCTGCTGCTCGACGGGCGGCCGGTGACCGGCGCGGATCCGGTCGCGCTCGCCCGCAGCGGCCTGTGCCTGATCCCGGAGGGGCGCGGGATCTTCCCCACGCTCACCGTCGGGGAGAACCTGCGGATGGTGACCTACCGGGGGGTTTCCCGGGCGGAGGTCGAGCACCGGGCGTTCACCGCGTTTCCCCGGCTCGCGCAGCGGCGGCGCCAGCGTGCCGGCACCATGTCCGGCGGCGAGCAGCAGATGCTCGCCATGGCCCGCGCGATCGCCGGCGACCCCGCCGTCCTGCTGCTGGACGAGCTGTCCATGGGGCTGGCGCCGCGCATCGTCGGGGAGCTCTACGACAAGGTCCACGAGATCGCCGCGACCGGCGTGACCATCGTCGCCGTCGAGCAGTTCGCGGCGGCGGTGCTCGGGGTCGCGACCACCGCCGTGGTGATGGCGGACGGACGGATCGTGCTCGCCGGCGCACCGGACGACATCCGAGGCGAGCTGCAGGGCGTGTACCTGGGCGGGCCCGCGCAGCCCGGCCGGCCCCGCCCGGGTTCACCGCCGCCGACGGCAGACCACCGCAACGACGTGTTGACGGAGAGGGCATGA
- a CDS encoding Zn-ribbon domain-containing OB-fold protein: MARLLESKVEFPYRRSLGPVVGAYVAALGQRRLTGVRAGGRVLVPPLEYDPETGEASDPTPVDVGPAGTVRTWTWVPEPTRAHPFDHPFAFALIQLDGADTALFHAVDAGDPAAMTTGLRVVPRWRDTPRGHLDDLVCFVPGGSAEPPEAAAPAEAAEPEPASEQEPAPALEPVSVVEIPSSLRYVERLAPAGSRYADSLLAGVLMGQRCTRCGLVYVPPRDFCPIDAVPLGPDDDVVLPDRGVVTNFTIVTPVPYPGQRETEPFARVSVLLDEADALLGLQAVVDVDNADVRVGMRVAAAWLPPEERDTSALTNRGWGAVDGVIEGWRPTGEPDVAVADAIERVF; the protein is encoded by the coding sequence GTGGCACGGCTGCTGGAGAGCAAGGTCGAGTTTCCCTACCGTCGCAGCCTCGGACCGGTCGTCGGCGCCTATGTGGCCGCCCTCGGCCAGCGCCGCCTGACCGGTGTGCGCGCCGGCGGCCGGGTGCTGGTCCCTCCGCTCGAATACGACCCGGAGACCGGCGAGGCCAGCGATCCCACCCCGGTCGACGTCGGCCCGGCGGGCACGGTGCGCACCTGGACCTGGGTGCCCGAGCCGACCCGCGCGCACCCGTTCGACCACCCGTTCGCCTTCGCGCTCATCCAGCTCGACGGTGCCGACACCGCCCTGTTCCACGCCGTCGACGCCGGTGACCCGGCCGCGATGACGACCGGCCTGCGGGTCGTCCCGCGCTGGCGTGACACCCCGCGCGGGCACCTCGACGACCTCGTCTGCTTCGTTCCCGGCGGTTCCGCGGAACCGCCGGAGGCGGCTGCTCCGGCTGAGGCCGCCGAGCCCGAGCCCGCCTCGGAGCAGGAGCCGGCCCCGGCGCTGGAACCGGTCTCGGTGGTCGAGATCCCGTCGTCGCTGCGGTACGTCGAACGGCTCGCCCCGGCCGGCTCCCGGTACGCCGACTCGCTGCTCGCCGGAGTCCTGATGGGGCAGCGCTGCACCCGGTGCGGCCTCGTGTACGTGCCGCCGCGCGACTTCTGCCCGATCGACGCCGTCCCCCTCGGCCCGGACGACGACGTCGTGCTGCCCGACCGCGGGGTCGTCACCAACTTCACGATCGTCACCCCCGTGCCCTACCCCGGGCAGCGCGAGACGGAGCCGTTCGCCCGGGTGTCGGTGCTGCTCGACGAGGCCGACGCGCTGCTCGGCCTGCAGGCCGTCGTCGACGTCGACAACGCCGACGTCCGGGTCGGGATGCGGGTGGCGGCGGCGTGGCTGCCGCCGGAGGAACGCGACACCAGCGCGCTCACCAACCGGGGCTGGGGCGCTGTCGACGGGGTCATCGAAGGCTGGCGGCCGACCGGCGAGCCGGACGTCGCCGTCGCCGACGCGATCGAGCGGGTGTTCTGA